The following proteins are encoded in a genomic region of Mycobacterium kiyosense:
- a CDS encoding hypothetical protein (frameshifted, insertion at around 1670964): MDAFLSLVTAGWDTEIARRPHAQHTTVIVHLDLDKPAAALHLGPLLSAAERQYLTCDATWEAWFQRDGQLIGTGRETRQNSRRLRRALEHRDRCCVVPGCAATRGLHAHHLQHWEDGGPTELHKLKCC, translated from the coding sequence GTGGATGCGTTCCTAAGCCTGGTGACCGCCGGCTGGGACACCGAAATCGCGCGCCGCCCGCACGCCCAACACACCACCGTGATCGTGCACCTCGACCTCGACAAACCCGCCGCCGCCCTGCACCTGGGGCCACTCCTGTCGGCGGCCGAACGCCAATACCTGACCTGCGATGCCACCTGGGAAGCCTGGTTTCAGCGCGACGGACAGCTCATCGGCACCGGGCGGGAGACCCGCCAGAACAGCCGCCGGCTGCGCCGCGCCCTAGAACACCGCGACCGCTGCTGCGTGGTACCCGGCTGCGCCGCCACCCGCGGCCTACACGCCCACCACCTGCAGCACTGGGAAGACGGCGGGCCCACCGAACTGCACAAGCTGAAATGTTGCTAA
- a CDS encoding serine recombinase (frameshifted, deletion at around 1671479) codes for MEDCRKLAADRGWLVGDEYVDNDVSAFSGKPRREYVRMLADLKSGARDGVIVYNLDRLHRRPVELEEFVALCELVGVRDVATVTADIDLGNDDGLFMARIFAAFAAKESGRKSARIRRKMLQNAERGLPHGSVRPFGYEPDKVAVRCDEAAVVCEMVDRYLAGASIRSLTMWLNDSGVPPAASKAWRTSTVRQILCSGRIAGLREHHGQVIGAAAWPAIITPAQRDQVLARMTARALTKTRAPRTYLLSGLLRCGRCGNRLYSQARHVNPDNRVRRYVCLSGPDQGGCGRLTVVARPVEELLTDAVLTRLDSPQLADALAGKASVDADVAALSAQLDADTTRLDELAALYANATVTAREWIAARDPITARIAETRRAIAAATDTTDVQELVGTGRLLREQWDSLDIDRQQAVIKSVLDHAVIAPGTAGSRSLDIDRVRPLWRV; via the coding sequence TTGGAGGATTGCCGCAAGCTGGCGGCCGATCGAGGCTGGCTGGTCGGTGATGAGTATGTCGATAACGATGTGTCGGCCTTTTCGGGAAAGCCGCGCCGGGAGTATGTGCGGATGCTGGCCGATCTGAAATCGGGTGCTCGGGACGGGGTGATCGTCTATAACTTGGACCGGTTGCATCGTCGCCCGGTCGAGTTAGAAGAATTCGTCGCTTTGTGTGAGTTGGTGGGCGTGCGTGACGTGGCCACCGTCACCGCCGATATTGATCTGGGCAATGACGACGGGTTATTCATGGCCCGGATTTTCGCCGCGTTCGCGGCCAAGGAATCCGGCCGCAAATCCGCCCGCATCCGCCGCAAGATGTTGCAGAACGCCGAACGAGGGCTGCCGCACGGCTCGGTGCGCCCGTTCGGCTACGAGCCCGACAAGGTCGCTGTGCGTTGCGATGAGGCCGCGGTGGTGTGCGAGATGGTGGACCGTTATCTGGCGGGAGCGTCGATTCGGTCACTGACGATGTGGCTCAACGACTCCGGTGTGCCTCCGGCGGCGTCGAAGGCGTGGCGGACCTCGACGGTGCGCCAAATCCTGTGCTCGGGCCGCATCGCCGGGCTGCGCGAGCATCACGGCCAGGTGATCGGTGCGGCAGCGTGGCCAGCGATCATCACCCCGGCGCAGCGGGATCAGGTGTTGGCCCGCATGACTGCCCGCGCGCTGACGAAGACCCGCGCACCGCGCACCTACCTCCTGTCGGGGTTGCTGCGCTGCGGGCGGTGCGGCAACCGGTTGTATTCACAAGCCCGCCATGTCAATCCAGACAATCGGGTGCGCCGCTATGTGTGCCTGAGCGGCCCGGATCAGGGCGGCTGCGGGCGACTGACGGTGGTGGCCCGACCCGTCGAGGAGCTGTTGACCGACGCGGTGCTGACCCGGCTGGACTCTCCGCAGCTGGCCGATGCACTGGCGGGAAAGGCCAGCGTCGATGCCGACGTCGCCGCGTTGTCGGCCCAGCTCGATGCCGACACCACCCGCTTGGATGAGTTAGCAGCGCTGTATGCGAATGCAACCGTGACCGCGCGGGAGTGGATCGCCGCGCGCGACCCCATCACCGCCCGTATCGCCGAAACGCGCCGAGCGATCGCGGCTGCCACCGATACCACTGATGTTCAGGAGTTGGTCGGCACCGGGCGTCTGCTACGCGAGCAGTGGGACAGCTTGGACATCGACCGCCAACAAGCGGTCATCAAATCGGTGCTCGATCACGCCGTCATCGCTCCGGGGACCGCGGGGTCGCGCAGCCTTGACATCGACCGGGTGCGACCGCTGTGGCGGGTGTGA
- a CDS encoding putative plasmid replication initiator protein, whose translation MSTAVADSPVIVLPGVPTTVDAEPVITQMLRRASSPSFGSWWHRAESVGFCASPIQLSGADTFGRRHTVWTRCNNRRATVCPSCSDLYARDTWQLVHAGAAGGHHDVAAEVSSRPQVFATLTAPSYGAVHNATGTPCHARNPAGSTVRCRHGNALRCNITHAVDDPAVGQPLCRQCYDYRGHVLFTWHLPELWRRFTIALRRAVATHLKAVGVTPGSVRVSFVKVVELQARAIPHIHALIRLDPPPAYATTSGDHDRHGPAAPWGGGEPRPIVDQHTDWSSPITSTELAALIQQAARRIRIDVATGDSDPDQGAVRALRFGAQIDTQPLTPETTTAANDPTTNCSARTTATRLSPRRVAAYLAKYVTKSLHDFGITARRLTAEAIGDLDVSEHVRAILSTIAELAEHTAEGGPLAGIGRWLHTLGYRGHITTKSRHYSTTMGALRTARAVWTRQQMAKHSGRQNDTQSARPGQHLTGAIAGRHEPIDTNEMLWGFDRAGHTSAGDRVLVISAALRHIGARIAGITESRSVGARIPPASRGAG comes from the coding sequence GTGAGCACCGCCGTGGCGGACAGCCCGGTGATCGTGTTGCCGGGGGTACCGACCACCGTGGATGCCGAGCCGGTGATCACCCAGATGTTGCGCCGCGCCTCCTCACCGAGTTTCGGGTCGTGGTGGCACCGCGCCGAATCGGTCGGCTTTTGCGCCAGCCCGATCCAGCTGTCCGGTGCTGACACCTTCGGGCGTCGGCACACCGTGTGGACACGCTGTAACAACCGCCGCGCGACGGTGTGCCCGTCATGCTCAGACCTCTACGCCCGTGACACCTGGCAACTGGTGCACGCCGGAGCCGCCGGCGGCCACCACGATGTGGCCGCTGAAGTTTCCAGCCGTCCGCAGGTGTTCGCCACTTTGACCGCGCCGAGCTACGGGGCGGTGCACAACGCGACCGGCACACCCTGCCACGCGCGCAATCCTGCCGGGTCGACTGTCCGGTGTCGGCATGGAAATGCCCTGCGCTGCAACATAACCCACGCCGTTGATGACCCGGCGGTGGGCCAGCCGCTGTGCCGGCAGTGCTACGACTACCGCGGGCATGTCTTGTTCACCTGGCATCTGCCCGAGCTGTGGCGACGGTTCACCATCGCGCTACGGCGAGCGGTCGCAACACACCTGAAAGCCGTTGGCGTCACACCGGGTTCGGTGCGGGTCAGCTTCGTCAAAGTCGTTGAACTTCAAGCCCGCGCCATCCCCCACATCCACGCCCTGATCCGCCTCGACCCGCCACCGGCCTACGCCACGACATCAGGTGACCACGATCGTCACGGCCCCGCCGCCCCGTGGGGTGGTGGGGAGCCCCGCCCGATAGTCGACCAGCACACCGACTGGTCGTCACCGATCACCTCCACCGAGCTGGCCGCCCTGATCCAGCAGGCCGCCCGCCGCATCAGGATCGATGTTGCGACCGGCGACAGCGACCCCGACCAAGGGGCAGTGCGGGCGCTACGGTTCGGCGCCCAGATCGACACCCAACCATTGACACCCGAAACCACCACAGCCGCAAACGATCCCACAACCAACTGTTCCGCGCGCACGACGGCAACGCGGCTCTCGCCGCGCCGGGTCGCGGCATACCTGGCGAAATACGTCACCAAATCCCTACACGATTTCGGCATCACCGCCCGGCGCCTCACCGCAGAAGCGATCGGCGACCTGGATGTCAGCGAACACGTGCGCGCCATCCTGTCCACAATCGCCGAACTCGCCGAACACACCGCGGAGGGAGGACCTTTGGCGGGGATCGGGCGCTGGCTGCACACCTTGGGCTACCGCGGCCACATCACCACCAAATCCCGGCACTACTCGACCACAATGGGCGCCCTGCGCACCGCCCGCGCCGTTTGGACCCGCCAGCAGATGGCCAAACATTCAGGGCGGCAAAACGATACACAATCTGCCCGTCCAGGCCAACACTTGACCGGCGCCATTGCCGGCCGGCACGAACCGATCGACACCAATGAGATGCTGTGGGGGTTCGACCGCGCCGGGCACACCAGCGCCGGGGATCGCGTCCTGGTCATCTCAGCAGCCTTGCGCCACATCGGTGCCCGTATCGCCGGTATCACCGAATCCCGGAGTGTCGGTGCGCGCATCCCGCCAGCGTCACGCGGGGCCGGGTGA
- a CDS encoding hypothetical cell division FtsK/SpoIIIE protein: MSNTSNRKNHNTSQSSDDDWIGELIWALVKAAGQLLWWAILFPMLSVPAILTIWVAIAHGARAGLLTAALAVAAYTGWAVVEPSSFTAWVTEPVRQRWLAWWRYHRNWASVCTLHGLTARLGERALVPALRSVQIGSPADVLIARVVAGQSINDWQKRSDALAAAWRADRLTIRATIPGELRIIISRGDVLAQPIALPMPTRAAPVDLAAVRIGITETRTCWQLPVLGQHILVAGATGAGKGSVLWSLIAGLAPHVRTGRVRLCVIDPKGGMELGAGAPMFSVFCHHNGEPTLELLRQLVAVMQARANRLRGHTRLHTPSTTEPLIVVIIDEIAALTAYLTDRKLRTEIEQLLGLLLSQGRAVGISVVAAVQDPAKDTLPVRQLFTVRIGLRMTEATQTAMVLGQGARDAGAECDLIADATPGVGYVMIDGTADPIRVRAFHVTDRDIAVLARTFPAPRPSTPGTARNTAPGTDNRDGQGKR, from the coding sequence ATGTCGAACACCTCAAACCGTAAGAACCACAACACTAGTCAGTCCTCTGACGATGACTGGATCGGCGAGCTGATCTGGGCATTGGTCAAAGCCGCCGGGCAGCTGCTCTGGTGGGCAATCCTCTTCCCCATGCTCAGTGTCCCGGCTATTCTCACGATCTGGGTCGCCATCGCCCACGGCGCCCGCGCGGGCCTGCTGACCGCCGCCCTGGCCGTCGCGGCATACACCGGCTGGGCAGTCGTGGAGCCGTCATCGTTCACCGCGTGGGTGACCGAGCCGGTGCGCCAACGCTGGCTGGCGTGGTGGCGGTATCACCGCAACTGGGCCTCGGTGTGCACCCTGCACGGTTTGACCGCCCGGCTCGGTGAACGCGCACTGGTCCCGGCATTGCGGTCGGTGCAGATCGGCAGCCCCGCCGACGTGCTCATCGCGCGGGTGGTGGCAGGCCAGTCGATCAACGATTGGCAGAAACGAAGTGACGCTCTGGCGGCGGCGTGGCGGGCCGATCGGCTGACGATCCGCGCCACCATCCCAGGCGAGCTGCGGATCATCATCAGCCGCGGTGACGTGCTGGCCCAACCCATTGCCCTGCCGATGCCGACACGCGCAGCCCCGGTCGATCTGGCCGCGGTGCGGATCGGAATCACCGAGACACGGACCTGTTGGCAGCTACCCGTTTTGGGGCAGCACATCCTGGTCGCCGGTGCCACCGGAGCCGGGAAGGGCTCGGTGCTGTGGTCGCTGATCGCCGGACTGGCGCCGCACGTCAGGACCGGGCGGGTGCGGTTATGCGTGATCGACCCCAAAGGCGGCATGGAACTGGGCGCCGGCGCACCGATGTTTTCGGTGTTCTGCCACCACAACGGCGAACCCACCCTGGAGCTGCTGCGCCAGTTAGTGGCGGTGATGCAGGCGCGGGCCAACCGGCTACGGGGACACACCCGCCTGCACACTCCCAGCACCACCGAACCGTTGATCGTGGTGATCATCGACGAGATCGCCGCGCTGACCGCTTATCTCACCGACCGCAAACTGCGCACCGAAATCGAACAACTGCTCGGCCTGCTGCTCTCCCAGGGCCGCGCGGTCGGGATATCGGTGGTGGCCGCGGTGCAAGACCCGGCCAAAGACACCCTGCCGGTGCGGCAGTTGTTCACCGTGCGGATCGGCCTGCGCATGACCGAGGCCACCCAAACCGCGATGGTGTTGGGCCAAGGAGCCCGCGATGCCGGCGCCGAATGCGACCTGATCGCCGATGCCACACCCGGTGTCGGGTACGTGATGATCGACGGCACCGCCGACCCGATACGGGTCCGGGCGTTTCACGTCACCGACCGCGACATCGCTGTGCTGGCCCGAACATTCCCCGCACCCCGCCCGAGCACACCGGGCACCGCGCGAAACACGGCCCCTGGCACGGACAACCGAGACGGTCAGGGGAAGCGGTGA
- a CDS encoding putative regulatory protein gives MKLRIETTGVTFLCTRIPEQRTNFDTGAPRIDKATGQVLWQVQLIALDATGGEVLAVTVVGEPKVIVGQPVAVSGLVALPWSQDGRSGIAYRAETITAADPGAAAAKASQQAR, from the coding sequence ATGAAGTTACGAATCGAGACCACCGGCGTGACGTTCCTGTGCACCCGAATTCCCGAGCAGCGCACCAATTTCGACACCGGCGCACCACGCATCGACAAAGCCACTGGGCAGGTGTTGTGGCAGGTGCAGTTGATCGCCCTGGACGCTACCGGTGGCGAGGTGCTGGCGGTGACCGTGGTCGGTGAGCCGAAAGTGATTGTCGGGCAACCCGTTGCGGTGTCTGGTCTGGTGGCGTTGCCGTGGTCACAGGACGGCCGCTCGGGCATCGCCTATCGCGCCGAAACCATCACCGCCGCCGACCCGGGTGCGGCCGCCGCGAAGGCGAGCCAGCAGGCCCGCTAA
- a CDS encoding creatinine amidohydrolase yields the protein MSRRVIPDTTTADSDTTSSVAVLPVGSFEQHGPYLPLGTDTLIACTIASSISEHHNVFQLSPVAFGCSHEHAAYPGTVSISATTLAAVVADITESLAHQNITALIVVNGHGGNAVLTNVVQQANHPRAPIKVGLYPSREDWAEARIAAGIQTSNHDDMHAGELETSLLLAAWPDYLRDGWQTSDHMASDRRYLTTLGVRAYTPTGVIGSPSQASETKGKKALDHLGRNAVTLIELLTGQ from the coding sequence ATGAGCCGCCGTGTCATCCCCGACACCACCACCGCAGACTCCGATACCACCAGCTCCGTCGCGGTCCTGCCGGTCGGATCATTCGAGCAGCACGGCCCCTACCTGCCGTTGGGCACCGACACTCTCATCGCCTGCACTATCGCATCATCAATCAGTGAGCACCACAACGTGTTTCAGCTATCGCCCGTGGCATTCGGCTGCTCCCACGAGCACGCCGCCTATCCCGGCACTGTGAGCATCAGCGCAACCACGCTAGCCGCCGTCGTCGCCGACATCACCGAATCACTTGCCCACCAGAACATCACCGCGTTGATCGTCGTCAACGGTCACGGCGGCAACGCCGTACTCACCAACGTCGTGCAGCAAGCCAACCACCCGCGGGCCCCCATCAAGGTCGGGCTATACCCCAGCCGTGAAGACTGGGCTGAGGCGCGCATCGCCGCAGGAATCCAAACCAGCAACCACGACGACATGCACGCCGGCGAACTAGAAACCTCCCTGCTGCTCGCCGCCTGGCCCGACTACCTGCGCGACGGATGGCAAACCAGCGATCACATGGCCAGTGACCGCCGCTACCTCACCACCCTCGGCGTCCGCGCCTACACGCCCACCGGCGTCATCGGCTCCCCATCGCAGGCCTCCGAAACCAAGGGCAAAAAAGCCCTCGACCACCTCGGCCGCAACGCCGTCACCCTGATCGAACTCCTCACCGGCCAGTAA
- the dapA2 gene encoding 4-hydroxy-tetrahydrodipicolinate synthase 2, whose amino-acid sequence MNGVYLPLVTPFYDGELDLKSLHRLLDHYKATGIAGFVLLGTTGEAPTVELSEQKAFIDAAIEIIGSSLPVYMGVGGNSTREVGNTIKAFERFDLTGYLLVTPYYNRPPIDGLIQHFSDAASSTSRPIIAYNVPYRTGINLPNDALLEIVATVPNVRAIKDATGNILQSLDLLDRAPDELDVLTGEDPLYFTSLANGAAGGILASAHLRTETFVDVADAINKEEIVRARMSWREISGIIPSLFAESNPIPLKYCLWRLGLLRSPECRLPLTSVSSGLAEVLDGIVGRRDCN is encoded by the coding sequence ATGAATGGTGTATACCTCCCGCTCGTCACGCCATTCTATGATGGTGAGCTGGATCTTAAATCGCTGCACCGGCTCCTCGATCACTACAAAGCAACGGGCATCGCCGGCTTCGTCCTCTTAGGCACTACAGGTGAGGCTCCCACTGTTGAGCTCAGTGAACAAAAAGCTTTTATTGACGCCGCTATTGAAATTATCGGTAGCTCGCTGCCAGTTTACATGGGTGTTGGCGGAAATTCGACACGCGAGGTTGGGAACACGATCAAGGCATTCGAACGCTTTGATTTAACCGGCTACCTACTTGTTACGCCGTACTACAATCGGCCGCCAATCGACGGTTTGATCCAACACTTTAGTGACGCCGCCTCAAGTACGAGTCGACCAATTATCGCTTATAACGTTCCCTATCGAACGGGTATAAATTTGCCGAACGATGCTCTTCTGGAAATTGTGGCAACCGTACCGAACGTGCGGGCGATCAAGGATGCCACAGGGAACATCCTGCAAAGCCTGGACCTTCTTGACCGGGCGCCGGACGAGCTGGACGTTCTCACAGGTGAAGACCCGCTGTACTTCACCAGTCTCGCCAACGGAGCTGCTGGCGGCATCCTAGCGTCAGCCCATCTCCGGACCGAGACATTTGTCGATGTTGCGGACGCCATTAACAAAGAGGAAATTGTCCGGGCAAGAATGTCTTGGCGTGAAATCAGTGGGATAATACCGTCATTATTTGCGGAGTCTAATCCCATCCCCCTCAAATACTGTCTCTGGCGCTTGGGCCTGCTTCGGTCGCCGGAATGCAGACTGCCATTAACAAGCGTCTCTTCGGGACTTGCTGAGGTGCTTGACGGCATCGTGGGTCGTAGAGATTGCAATTAG
- a CDS encoding hypothetical protein (frameshifted, insertion at around 1683098) produces MSGTNVALSGVRAICAKADAIGTTVTLDMEDYSTIDSTFEIFGELHSEYPRTGVVVQSYLFRSAEDVANLAAQQARIRLVKGAYGESAEVAYQDKASIDDSYVRCVEILMASDCYPMVASHDSRMLKAAERLAALNGRRPGEYEIQMLYGVRDNEQRRLAASGHKVRAYVPYGADWYGYLVRRLAERPANFKFILRSLLS; encoded by the coding sequence GTGAGTGGCACTAACGTTGCTCTGTCGGGCGTACGTGCGATCTGCGCCAAAGCCGACGCGATCGGTACAACCGTAACGTTGGATATGGAAGATTACTCCACAATAGATTCCACGTTTGAAATTTTTGGCGAGCTGCATTCCGAGTACCCGCGCACTGGAGTGGTGGTGCAGTCGTATTTGTTCCGCAGTGCGGAAGACGTCGCTAATCTGGCTGCTCAACAGGCGAGAATCCGCCTCGTCAAGGGCGCCTATGGAGAATCGGCAGAAGTTGCCTATCAAGACAAGGCTTCGATCGACGACTCATACGTCCGCTGTGTCGAGATCCTCATGGCCAGTGATTGCTACCCGATGGTCGCATCCCATGATTCCCGTATGTTAAAGGCGGCGGAGAGGCTTGCAGCGTTAAATGGTCGCAGACCCGGTGAATACGAAATCCAGATGCTGTATGGAGTTCGGGACAACGAACAGCGACGCCTGGCAGCCAGTGGGCACAAGGTGCGCGCCTATGTCCCATATGGAGCGGATTGGTATGGATACCTCGTTCGCCGCCTTGCTGAACGCCCTGCCAACTTTAAGTTCATACTGAGATCTTTGCTGTCTTAA
- a CDS encoding GlcNAc-PI de-N-acetylase, producing MASLEPQRDNPRTAVELEPLPHVFERTLVIVAHPDDAEYSFGGTVSRLAAEGVEVTYAICTDGRLGGDDPTMPGEKIGAIRESEQRNAAEYLGVGEVVFLGFPDGNLTASLPLRRELARQIRRYRPDLVLTHQPLRSLSFPIGASHPDHLAVGEAALAAVYPDARNPRAFPELLAEGLSAHRVTEVWVPGHEHTDLLIDVGPHAERKLQAILKHRSQFVGAGDPRAEISWVVERMRNNGRGISVDYAESFKRIVTDSHASAGPVPHIAEPAAHGSI from the coding sequence ATGGCAAGTTTGGAGCCGCAGCGTGACAATCCGCGAACGGCCGTTGAGCTAGAGCCGTTGCCGCACGTGTTTGAGCGAACCCTGGTGATCGTCGCGCACCCTGACGATGCAGAGTACAGCTTCGGTGGAACGGTTAGCCGACTTGCGGCAGAGGGTGTGGAGGTTACCTACGCAATCTGTACCGACGGTCGGCTCGGGGGCGACGACCCAACCATGCCAGGCGAAAAGATTGGCGCAATTCGAGAATCGGAACAACGGAACGCCGCTGAATACCTTGGCGTTGGTGAAGTCGTGTTTCTTGGCTTTCCTGACGGGAATCTGACAGCGAGCCTTCCGTTGCGGCGGGAACTAGCACGTCAGATCCGACGCTATCGCCCCGATCTGGTGCTAACCCACCAGCCCTTACGATCGCTCTCGTTTCCGATTGGTGCTTCGCACCCGGACCATTTAGCAGTGGGAGAAGCGGCTTTGGCGGCAGTTTATCCAGACGCCCGTAATCCGCGAGCGTTTCCAGAGCTTCTGGCGGAAGGCTTGAGCGCGCACCGAGTTACGGAGGTATGGGTCCCTGGCCACGAGCATACCGATCTCCTTATCGATGTAGGGCCGCACGCGGAACGCAAATTACAGGCCATCCTCAAGCACCGTAGCCAGTTTGTCGGCGCCGGTGACCCGCGCGCTGAGATAAGTTGGGTTGTCGAGCGGATGCGGAATAATGGCCGCGGTATCAGCGTTGATTATGCCGAGTCGTTTAAGCGTATTGTGACCGATAGCCATGCGTCCGCCGGCCCGGTTCCTCACATCGCCGAGCCCGCAGCCCATGGCAGTATTTGA
- a CDS encoding amidohydrolase — MAASIIIDNVAVVEVEAGTIREGCAVEIDELGLIAAITPQAQMSGETRDISRIDGRGKFLLPGLIDSHVHVAFNGLLDVRADFTRTLKQFLLHGVTTVVDFFTVGGDFPGSSPEAIRDDVNSGKFLGPYMLTSYGCLNAPGGFCDCSVGDAASAVATREDVDREIDRIAALNPNFMKIVYDDVFGTLPNLTKDLLRDLVTAAHERGFRTAVHVATGAQAIAAVEAGADILGHGIVDEIPDGLISEMVDRNVAMIPTLASYESRSRERSRMALPAISPPEVVQYYAEMQNTFYELNGQLHLYRQAFDGSLRCMEEMVETGVTVVAGSDAGTWYTFPGDSLMRELELYVARGVASAEAIRMATCDAAALWGVSAETGSIAVGKRADLLMVSDNPLNDISAVRKVVAVVRGGRLINLDALALDIANGPILPSRQTDGSVPCSPHHFRDRFPKGT; from the coding sequence ATGGCTGCGTCGATAATTATCGACAATGTCGCTGTCGTTGAGGTAGAGGCGGGCACGATCCGTGAGGGATGTGCTGTCGAGATCGATGAGCTGGGCCTGATAGCGGCCATCACACCACAAGCCCAGATGAGTGGGGAAACTCGGGACATCTCCCGGATAGATGGACGAGGAAAGTTCCTCTTGCCGGGGTTGATCGACTCGCACGTTCATGTGGCGTTTAATGGTTTGCTCGATGTGCGTGCCGACTTCACTCGAACACTAAAACAGTTCCTCTTGCATGGAGTGACCACGGTAGTGGACTTCTTCACGGTGGGTGGCGACTTTCCAGGGTCATCGCCCGAGGCAATCCGTGACGATGTCAATAGCGGAAAATTCCTAGGCCCCTACATGTTGACATCATACGGATGTCTTAACGCGCCCGGTGGCTTTTGCGATTGCTCCGTGGGCGATGCAGCATCCGCAGTAGCGACTCGGGAAGACGTTGACCGCGAAATCGACCGCATTGCGGCGCTCAACCCCAACTTCATGAAGATCGTTTATGACGATGTTTTCGGCACATTACCCAACCTGACAAAGGACCTTCTGAGGGATCTCGTCACAGCCGCTCATGAGAGAGGCTTTCGAACCGCTGTGCACGTGGCCACCGGCGCCCAAGCTATCGCGGCTGTCGAGGCCGGCGCCGATATCCTTGGCCATGGAATCGTCGACGAGATTCCCGATGGTCTCATCAGCGAAATGGTGGACCGCAATGTTGCGATGATTCCCACGCTTGCCTCATATGAATCACGATCACGCGAGCGCAGCCGTATGGCTCTTCCAGCGATATCCCCCCCAGAGGTCGTTCAGTATTACGCCGAAATGCAAAATACGTTCTATGAACTTAACGGCCAGCTACATCTGTACCGCCAGGCTTTCGATGGGTCGCTCCGCTGCATGGAGGAAATGGTCGAAACCGGAGTAACGGTAGTGGCTGGTTCCGACGCAGGGACATGGTATACGTTTCCGGGCGACTCGTTGATGCGCGAATTAGAACTATACGTGGCGCGAGGTGTTGCGTCGGCCGAGGCCATACGCATGGCCACCTGTGATGCAGCGGCACTATGGGGCGTTAGCGCCGAGACGGGTAGCATCGCTGTGGGAAAGCGCGCCGATCTGCTAATGGTCAGCGATAATCCGCTTAATGACATATCAGCGGTCCGCAAAGTCGTGGCGGTGGTTCGTGGTGGCCGTTTAATTAATCTGGATGCGCTTGCCCTAGATATCGCGAATGGCCCAATTCTTCCTTCACGGCAGACGGATGGCAGCGTGCCATGCAGCCCCCATCATTTTCGAGACCGCTTTCCGAAAGGGACTTGA